The Spirochaeta cellobiosiphila DSM 17781 DNA segment TCCAGGATTTCATAGTCACTATTTACAGTAGCAGGCCCTCTTTTTCCGTCTGTTTCAATAAGACGAAGTATGAGAGAATCCCGTTTTTCCGCTTTTTTGAGGGTCTCACAGGTAACATTACTTTCTTGAAGAGAGAAAGATTCTAAAGAAGAAGGTAAGGAAGCCTTTTTCTGTTCATTAGTAAGTACCATAGGCTTATGATGGAGTGCATACCCAGCATCAACAACTTGACCTTCCTGATAACGCCCAGTATGGGGTAATAAGGAATAAGATAATTTTTGTCTACCACGATCAGCTTTAGGATAAGGATAAGTAGGCGATCGTAATAAGCTTATAGAGAGCAGTCCCTCTTTAGCAGAATAACCGTAGGAATGAGGAGACATTAATGCCACTCCATATCCTTCTTCGCTCAAATCAACCCAGGCATGGGCTGGAACTTCAAAGGCTGCTTCATCCCAACTTGTGTTATTGTGTGTTGTTCGTTCACAGACTCCATAAGCTATTTGATAACTTGCCCTGGGAGCAAGAATCTCTGTAGGGAACAGACTTCTTAAAATTAAGTGATCTTCATGCCAATCAATATCAACATTAAAATCAATCTGTCTTTTATGAGCATAACAGGTGATTGTTTGATGATATGTGGATTTAAGATGAGTCCTTTCTATCTCCAAAGTGATAAATAAAGGATTGCAAACACGTACATTTATAGTTCCAGGGTTATCAATAGCCCAATTCTGTTCCTTTCCCTGTATACCAAGATTCCAGGCATCATAATCCTCAGGATAATCAGCAAAGAGTTGCAAAGTATTGGCTTTGGCCCCTTGGGGAACGATTTCTCTTCCTTCAGACTTATCTAAGAGACTCGTTATAGTAAAATCATTTTGAAGTTCTATCTCATAATAAGGAGTAGAAAGGTGACCGTTTTTATATTCGAAAGGAATATCAAACTCTTTTGTTTCCTTTACCAGTTCATAGCTGTCCCAACCTTTAGAAGGTAGTTCTGTGGCTAGGAAATGAAGCTGTGATCCATCATGCCAGCTAACAGGATATTGATCATTACCCTTTCGGATACTATATCCGGGTTCTGCTGGAACCGTAACAATAGCATCACGCTTGGCACTTACGGGATTGAGGACAACAAATTCCTCTTCTTTGGTCGCTATGTGCTTCGCCAAAGCATCTTTTGCTTTCTGACCTAAGGCTTTTAATGCTTCAAGAGCTCCTTCCATCTGCCGATGAGACTCTTCATAGACAGCTTGAATTGAGCTTCCAGGAAGAATGTCATGGAATTGATTGAGGAGTATGGTTTTCCAGATTTGTTCCAACTCTTGATGGGGGTACTTTTCTCCCTGAAGCCATGCTAAGGAGCATAGTGCTTCTGTTTCCATCGCCGTGTTTTCACAAAGTCTGTTCAATTGTTTTGTCTTGGTTATACTTGTATATGTTCCTCTATGGTACTCAAGATATAACTCCCCAACCCATGTGGCTGGTTTAGTCATGTCCTTTTCAATGGTTTCTAAGAAATCAAGAACAGTCGTTTGCTTTGTACGAGGAACACCGGGATATCCTTGACTCAATCGACGTTGACGTTCAAGCATTCCAGCAGTAGGACCACCGCCCCCATCGCCATAACCATAGAGATGTAACGTATTCGTTGTTTGATCCTTATCCTGGAATCGTTGCCAGGTTCCGAGAATCTGTTTTGGATTTAGTAATCCGTTATAAGTAGTTTCATTGCTTTTTTTTCTGGGGTAGTTAGAAGGAGGCTCATAATCCTTGCTAGTTACCATAAAAGCCAGGACTTCAGAACCATCGAGACCTTTCCATTTAAACAAATCATGGGGGATTCGATTGGATCTATTCCAACCTAATTTTG contains these protein-coding regions:
- a CDS encoding alpha-mannosidase, which produces MHKEALQNLLSYPLKVLQKACRNETYPVGPVKMKPCSYHDWNKVQEDSDWVDYDLKQAFGGEDKHWIFTTQVELPQEAIGKELRCSIGTGATDIWNYSNPQFLVYLDEKIHCGLDVSHRVFNFPSDKKTTQLSLYTYASTERPDVFLSIELYKHKEQLEQFCIDLKLAWETAKLLEEDQPAYRKVSLACAQAVQALDLRDLDSSDFYQSLSIAHDILKSLLGNESDLTVNVVGHSHIDMAWLWTLDQTREKAVRSYATVLNLMDRYPEYIFSSSQPQMLEWLRHDQPALFEQIMARVKEGRWEIEGGMWIESDTILTSGESLVRQFLWGKSWLKDQVGVDSKILWLPDCFGFPATLPQIIAGCGIKYFVTTKLGWNRSNRIPHDLFKWKGLDGSEVLAFMVTSKDYEPPSNYPRKKSNETTYNGLLNPKQILGTWQRFQDKDQTTNTLHLYGYGDGGGGPTAGMLERQRRLSQGYPGVPRTKQTTVLDFLETIEKDMTKPATWVGELYLEYHRGTYTSITKTKQLNRLCENTAMETEALCSLAWLQGEKYPHQELEQIWKTILLNQFHDILPGSSIQAVYEESHRQMEGALEALKALGQKAKDALAKHIATKEEEFVVLNPVSAKRDAIVTVPAEPGYSIRKGNDQYPVSWHDGSQLHFLATELPSKGWDSYELVKETKEFDIPFEYKNGHLSTPYYEIELQNDFTITSLLDKSEGREIVPQGAKANTLQLFADYPEDYDAWNLGIQGKEQNWAIDNPGTINVRVCNPLFITLEIERTHLKSTYHQTITCYAHKRQIDFNVDIDWHEDHLILRSLFPTEILAPRASYQIAYGVCERTTHNNTSWDEAAFEVPAHAWVDLSEEGYGVALMSPHSYGYSAKEGLLSISLLRSPTYPYPKADRGRQKLSYSLLPHTGRYQEGQVVDAGYALHHKPMVLTNEQKKASLPSSLESFSLQESNVTCETLKKAEKRDSLILRLIETDGKRGPATVNSDYEILEAWECNLLEERIRQLEVSNNRVQLPLKARQITTIEILCNGISRT